CCCAGAGAAACATACCGAAGAGGCGACCGCATCCGGGCCAGCATCATGAAGGTTCTTCAGGACAGCCGTGGGCCACAGATTGTTCTTTCCCGCACCCACCCTCAGTTTCTCATTGCCCTTTTCCGCAGTGAAGTACCGGAGGTTGCCGAGGGTGTCGTAACCATAGAAACGGCCTCCCGAGAGCCCGGAGTAAGGGCCAAAATTGCTGTCTCATCTCAGGATTCCGGGGTTGACCCCGTAGGTGCCTGCGTCGGCATGAAAGGATCCAGAGTTCAGGCGGTGGTACAGGAACTTCGGGGAGAAAAAATCGACATTATTTCATGGAGCCCGGATGCGGCCCGCTTTGTCTGCAACGCCCTCGCTCCGGCCGAAATTCTCAGGGTAGTTATCGATGAGGACAACCGGGCCATGGAAGTGATCGTTCCCGACGAATTTCTTTCCATTGCCATTGGTAAAAAAGGTCAGAACGTCCGCCTTGCATCCAGACTGACCGGATGGCACCTTGATGTCAAAAGTGAGGCATCCTACAGCCTTGCCATGAAAGAAGGCTATGCCACCCTGATGAAAATCCCGGGTGTAGGCATGACACTTGCCGAAGCCCTTTATTCCGAAGGCTTCACTAGTCCTCAGGACGTGGCTGACGCAACGATTGAAGATCTGCTGCAGGTGGAGGGTATGGATGCTGAGACGGCTGAAGCCATCATTGAGGCAGCCCAGCAAGAGAACACCCCAGCCAATAATACAAACAGACCCGGTCCCGGGATCTTCGCAGATAGGGAGTCAACAGACACCGCATCCGCAGAAACCGCACCGGACACAACCACTATAGAAGAGAACCGGCAGGTCCCCGCAGATGAAGCGGCGACACCGGAATCGGAAAACGAGTAATTCCGGACCGGGAAAACCGCGGTGATTCGGAAGCTTCAGAGGGCTGACCTCTGCTACCGGTGAGAAGGGGGATATGGATGGGACGTATGCGAGTCTATGAACTGGCCAAGGAGCTGAATATGACCAACAAGGCGCTCCTCGACAAAATTTATAAAATGGACGGGGTTGAGGTGCGCAGCCACATGAGTGCCTTGGAGGATGGTGAAATAGAAACTATCCGGCGCTTTGTCATGGGAAAAGACAGTGAAGAGGAAAGCCGCAGGGTACAGCCAGCGGTGGTACGGCGCCGCAAGCGTCGGCCGGGACGTTCTTCCGGTACGGAAACATCTCAACAGCAGCCACCCTCTTCTTCGGAAACCACGGAGCCCATGCCTTCGGATGACACATCCGTTTCCGAAGAAAAGGCAGCGGAATATGCGGCCTTGGACCCTGAGGAAACTTCCCTTCCCCAAAGACCTGCAACCAAAGATTCTGCGTCTGCAGAACAGGAACATCCTGTGCAGAAACCCGCAAAACCCGCGAGTGGAGCCAAAATTATTTTCCGCCCCCCGGAATCGAAAACGGAGGCAGCAGTGCCTGCCCCTGTCGAGACGCAGCAGTCTCCGGAAGATACCCCCCCTGCAGAGGCTCCCGTTGAAGAAATCACCCCTGCTCCCGTTTCAGAGGAAAGAACCTCCGCAGTCATGAAAGACGCAGATAATTTGTCAGCAGAAGAAACCACAACGGAAGACACTCTGAACAAAACCTCCGATGACAAACCGGCTGCGGAAATCAAAAAAAGTACGGAAAGCTCCCCTGAAGCGGATGATGCTACCCGCAATGACCGGAAAAAGAAAAAAAGCACTGCGGCAAAAATCATCAAAAGGATTGATCCGGCTGTTCTTCAACAGATGAAATCCGATCGCAGCCCTTCTGCCAAACAAGCGGCCAAACCTGTCGCCGCTCCAGCTGTCATTCCTGTTCCCGAGCCGGACCCTCTGGAAATACTCCTTACTTCTGAAACGCCATCACAGGAAGCGGCTCCCTCCAGCGGAAGCCGCAAAAAAAAGGGGAAAGACAGTCTTTCCAAAGATCTGGCCGAAACCCGCAACGACGAAAACGAGCGCAGGGGCAAGAAAAAAGGTCGTAAGAAATCGGTTGTGGAAGGAGATGCCCTCTACAATCGTGGTAAAAAAGGGAAAAAGGGCAAAAAACAGGAACAGCACCAGAAGACTCAGATCACGGTACCCAAAGCTATCAAGCGCCGTATCAAAGTGGATGATACCATTGTACTCTCCGAACTTGCCAAGCGCATGGGGATTAAAGCCAGCCTCATGATCCAGAAACTCATGATGATGGATGTCATGGCAACGGTAAATCAGACCATTGACTATGATACCGCTACCGTCGTTGCCGGTGAGTTCGGATTCGAGGTGGAAAAGGCCGCCTTTGAAGAAGAGAACATCCTTCAGGGCCACGAAGACCGGCCTGAAGAACTCATTACAAGGGCACCTGTAGTAACGGTTATGGGTCATGTAGACCATGGAAAAACATCCCTGCTGGATACCATCCGTAAAACCCGTGTTGTGACCGGAGAAGCCGGTGGGATTACTCAGCATATTGGTGCCTACTCCGTGGAAACGGACAGAGGACGCATCACATTCCTGGATACTCCCGGCCACGAAGCCTTCACCGCTATGCGGTCCCGAGGTGCGAAAGTTACGGATATTGTTATTCTGGTCGTTGCTGCCGATGACGGTGTCATGCCCCAGACCGTCGAAGCCATCAACCATGCCAAGGCAGCGGAAGTCCCCATTATAGTGGCTGTCAATAAGATGGACAAGCCCGGGGCTGAACCCGACCGGGTAAAACGCGAGCTGTCTGAAAAAGGTGTTCTCGCAGAAGACTGGGGCGGAGACACCATTTTCACCTATGTATCAGCCAAAGAGGACACGGGCATAGACAATCTGCTGGAAATGGTACTCCTCCAGGCGGAAGTCCTTGATCTGAAAGCCAACCCGGATAAAAAAGCCCTGGGCCATGTTGTGGAAGCCAAGCTGGACACGGGCAGAGGCCCGGTGGCTACCGTACTTATTCAGGAAGGCACCCTCCGGACCGGAGATGCCGTTGTCTGCGGTATCCATCATGGCAAGATTCGTGCTATGATCAATGACAAAGGCGACCATAACGCTGAGGCCGGCCCTTCCATTCCCGTTGAAATTCTGGGCCTTTCCGGTGTTCCGGCTGCGGGTGATGAGCTTTTTGCCCTTAAAGATGAAAAAGACGCCAAACAGGTTTCCCAGCATAGGTCTCAGAAGCAGAGAGCAAAGGAACTGGCACGTACCAGCCGCATGAGCCTTGAAAAACTCTTTGAACAGATGGAAGAAGGAGAAGTCAAAGAGCTGAACCTCATTCTGAAGGCTGACGTTCAGGGTTCCATAGAAGCCATACGGGATTCTCTGGAAAAAATGTCCACTCAGGAAGTTAAAATCCACATCATTCATGCAGCCACAGGCACGGTTACAGAATCCGACATATCTCTGGCTGCCGTATCCAACGCCATCATTCTCGGCTTTAATGTCCGTCCCGGAGCCAAAGTGCATGAAATGGCCAAGGAAGAGAATGTGGATATGCGCTTCTATGATATCATCTACAATGCCCTGAAAGACATCCAGGATGCCATGGTGGGCATGATGGCATCCACCTTCGAAGAAAAGGTTCTTGGCAGAGCCGAAGTCCGCCAGACCTTCTTCATTCCGAAAACAGGAACCATTGCCGGCTCCTTTATCACGGATGGTAACGTATACAGAAATCAGAAGGTGCGCCTGCTGAGAGACGGCGTCATTATGTACGATGGCCGCATGTCCTCCCTCAAACGTTTCAAAGAAGACGCAAGGGAAGTGGCCAAAGGATATGAATGCGGAATTGGCATTGAAAATTACAACGATATAAAAGTGGGTGATATTATTGAATCTTATGAAATCATTGAGATCAAGCCCACCCTGAAGGAGTAAACGCCGCTCCGTACAGCATCTCCTCACACAATCAGAAACCGCCCGGAGAGCGATGCTTCCCCCGGGCGGCTTTATTTGCTACAAAACTGCCTGATCATAAATTCAGGTTCGTTAAAGGAGTCATCATGAAAGCCTCCCCCAGAGCTGACAGGATCCGAGGCCGCATCCTTGAGGTTGTTGCAGGCCTTCTCAGCCGCGACATCCAGGATCCCCGCCTGCACCTTGTGACCATCACCGGTGTTGATATCAGCAGGGATCTGCGCATAGCCACAATTTTTTTTACCACTGTCAGCGGACCTCAGGCACAGGCCGATGCACTGAAAGGTTTTGAAAGTGCCAAGGGATTTATCAAGCGTCATGCAGCCAAAGAACTCGGCTTACAATATATGCCCGACCTTCGTTTTCGCCATGATGACTCTTTTGACTACGGAGCCCGCATGGAGAAAAAGCTCCGCGAGGTGATGGCAGAAGACAGGAAAGATGACAATCATGATCAGGAATCTTCTTAACGAATCGTCCCATCTCCTGCTGGTCTCCCATGTGCAGCCTGATGGCGATGCCATAGGTTCCCTTCTGGCCCTTGGGTTGAGTCTCCAGGCCCAAGGGAAGCATGTCACCATGTACAATGAGGATGGCACTCCTCCTTCCTTTGCTTTTTTACCTGGCACAGAAAGAGTCACGGAACATCCCGGAGAGCTGGCCCAATACGACACCCTTATCGTGCTGGACTCCGGAGACACCGATCGTATGGGCAGCCGGGCCCAGGAACTGATGAGCATCCCCTGCATTATCAATATCGACCATCACCCCAGCAATACTCTCTTCGGATCCCTGAATATGGTGGATCCAGAAGCTGCCTCCACCACAGTCATGGTGTGGAGACTGCTGCAACAGATGGAATGGCATATACCGACAGAAGCTGCATGGGCCATATACACAGGTATTTTCACGGATACCGGTGGTTTCCGATTTGGCAACACCAATACGGAGGCCCTTTCCATAGCCGCCGCCATGACATCTCTGGGAGCAGACCCGGAAACCGTATCCAGACATATCATGGGCAGCTATTCCTTTGCCTATATCCGACTGCTTCAGGAAGCCCTCAGCTCCATCCGCCTGGCTGCAGACGGGAAGCTGGCTTCCATGACCCTTACCAGGCACATGCTTGAAAAAACGGGAGCTACAGAAGGAGAGGCCAGTGGCCTTGTCAACTATGCACGCTATATTGATGGCGTAAAAATGGCTGCATTGATCCGGGAAAAAGATACCCACACAGAAACGGAACCTTCCTACAAAATCAGTCTCAGGGCGGACGGAGATATGGATGCAGCTGCCATTGCAGTGGCCCATGGCGGTGGTGGTCACAGAGCTGCTGCCGGTTTTTCCACATCCCTGCCTCCGGAAAGCATTCTCAAAATGCTGGAAACCTGCATCCAAACCACGAAAAACGACAGCCAGCGCCTATGACAATGGACGGAATACTTCTCATCGACAAACCCCGCGGCCTCAGCTCTGCGGCGGTTGTGGGATGCATCAAAAGAACTTTTGGCCTTAAAAAAATCGGGCATGCAGGAACACTGGACCCTTTTGCAACGGGCCTTCTTGTTCTCTGTCTGGGAAGAGCCACACGCATTTCCAGATATTTTCTGGGCGGAGATAAAGCCTATGAAGCCACTCTGAGGCTAGGGTTTGCAACGGATACTCTGGATCCGGAAGGGGCCATTACAGAGCAGGCACCCATACCGCAGGTAACCCCCAAAGCAATCCGTGATATTTTTAAACAATTCTCAGGGCCCATACGGCAGATTCCCCCAGCCTATTCCGCCTTGAAACATAATGGTGTTCCACTTTACCGTCTTGCAAGGCAGGGAAATCCCGTGCAGAAACCTGCTC
This genomic stretch from Desulfobotulus pelophilus harbors:
- the nusA gene encoding transcription termination factor NusA, with product MLFSDIKRVIEQVSRDKGIPMETLIHTLEEALESAAKKKLGSHIDVEAQYNPDSGEIEVFQFREVVEDITNPDFQLSLENGRKLDPDCEIGDSLGTKLDTTSFGRIAAQSAKQVIIQKVKDAERNAVYEGFIDRKGEIINGIVQRVDRGDIIVNLGQTEALLPAREQIPRETYRRGDRIRASIMKVLQDSRGPQIVLSRTHPQFLIALFRSEVPEVAEGVVTIETASREPGVRAKIAVSSQDSGVDPVGACVGMKGSRVQAVVQELRGEKIDIISWSPDAARFVCNALAPAEILRVVIDEDNRAMEVIVPDEFLSIAIGKKGQNVRLASRLTGWHLDVKSEASYSLAMKEGYATLMKIPGVGMTLAEALYSEGFTSPQDVADATIEDLLQVEGMDAETAEAIIEAAQQENTPANNTNRPGPGIFADRESTDTASAETAPDTTTIEENRQVPADEAATPESENE
- the infB gene encoding translation initiation factor IF-2 — its product is MGRMRVYELAKELNMTNKALLDKIYKMDGVEVRSHMSALEDGEIETIRRFVMGKDSEEESRRVQPAVVRRRKRRPGRSSGTETSQQQPPSSSETTEPMPSDDTSVSEEKAAEYAALDPEETSLPQRPATKDSASAEQEHPVQKPAKPASGAKIIFRPPESKTEAAVPAPVETQQSPEDTPPAEAPVEEITPAPVSEERTSAVMKDADNLSAEETTTEDTLNKTSDDKPAAEIKKSTESSPEADDATRNDRKKKKSTAAKIIKRIDPAVLQQMKSDRSPSAKQAAKPVAAPAVIPVPEPDPLEILLTSETPSQEAAPSSGSRKKKGKDSLSKDLAETRNDENERRGKKKGRKKSVVEGDALYNRGKKGKKGKKQEQHQKTQITVPKAIKRRIKVDDTIVLSELAKRMGIKASLMIQKLMMMDVMATVNQTIDYDTATVVAGEFGFEVEKAAFEEENILQGHEDRPEELITRAPVVTVMGHVDHGKTSLLDTIRKTRVVTGEAGGITQHIGAYSVETDRGRITFLDTPGHEAFTAMRSRGAKVTDIVILVVAADDGVMPQTVEAINHAKAAEVPIIVAVNKMDKPGAEPDRVKRELSEKGVLAEDWGGDTIFTYVSAKEDTGIDNLLEMVLLQAEVLDLKANPDKKALGHVVEAKLDTGRGPVATVLIQEGTLRTGDAVVCGIHHGKIRAMINDKGDHNAEAGPSIPVEILGLSGVPAAGDELFALKDEKDAKQVSQHRSQKQRAKELARTSRMSLEKLFEQMEEGEVKELNLILKADVQGSIEAIRDSLEKMSTQEVKIHIIHAATGTVTESDISLAAVSNAIILGFNVRPGAKVHEMAKEENVDMRFYDIIYNALKDIQDAMVGMMASTFEEKVLGRAEVRQTFFIPKTGTIAGSFITDGNVYRNQKVRLLRDGVIMYDGRMSSLKRFKEDAREVAKGYECGIGIENYNDIKVGDIIESYEIIEIKPTLKE
- the rbfA gene encoding 30S ribosome-binding factor RbfA gives rise to the protein MKASPRADRIRGRILEVVAGLLSRDIQDPRLHLVTITGVDISRDLRIATIFFTTVSGPQAQADALKGFESAKGFIKRHAAKELGLQYMPDLRFRHDDSFDYGARMEKKLREVMAEDRKDDNHDQESS
- a CDS encoding DHH family phosphoesterase encodes the protein MIRNLLNESSHLLLVSHVQPDGDAIGSLLALGLSLQAQGKHVTMYNEDGTPPSFAFLPGTERVTEHPGELAQYDTLIVLDSGDTDRMGSRAQELMSIPCIINIDHHPSNTLFGSLNMVDPEAASTTVMVWRLLQQMEWHIPTEAAWAIYTGIFTDTGGFRFGNTNTEALSIAAAMTSLGADPETVSRHIMGSYSFAYIRLLQEALSSIRLAADGKLASMTLTRHMLEKTGATEGEASGLVNYARYIDGVKMAALIREKDTHTETEPSYKISLRADGDMDAAAIAVAHGGGGHRAAAGFSTSLPPESILKMLETCIQTTKNDSQRL